ACCATACGATTGAGTACATTGAAAAAACGTATCCCCTAAAGTTGATCTTTGAAAGATTAACTCCTCTACCCAGCCTGATTGATGTTGCTCCAATAATGGGATGGGAAGTCCTTGAAATCGAATTTGATAAAGAGCTGTACTCCAAGGCAATTTCAAGTGTTCTCCAGATACTTTCAGAAAACGGCGTTTCGATAATGGAGATTTTTAGCAGAAACCTCAGACAAGAGGAAAGCAAGGCATATATTGTTATAGACGGAACCTTACCTGTGGAAGTATTTGTAAAAATAAAAGACATACCTGGCTTCAAAAAACTGATCCTCCACACACCCGAGAAAAGGAAGGAAAAATTTGTATGTGCATATTGTGAAGTTAGATACTGTCCAAAAAAAGTTGCTTTGGAAAATATAAGTGCAAAAACTTAACCAACAACCCTAAACCCTTTCTCTCCCTTTGGTTCTTCCCACTTCACCTCAACTCTCGTAACCCTTGCAAATATTGGACCTTGATGTGCCCAGCCAATTAAAGCTTCAACTCTCTCCCTTTCTCCCTCTATCACCGCTTCAACGCTGCCATCTGGCAGATTTCTGACCCATCCACTTACTCCAAGCTTTCTCGCTTCACGCTGCATGCTCCATCTAAAGCCAACCCCTTGAACTCTTCCATAGATTCTTAGATGTGCTCTTACGATCTCCATCCCGATCCCCGATAAAAATAACCCAACGTAAGATTTAAGTTTATCCTTGGGAGGTTATAAACGGAGGTGTGAAAATGAGTGAGATGATACTCGTGTATACGACATTTCCGGATTGGGAGAGTGCAGAAAGGATAGTCAAGGAGCTGCTTGAAAAAAAGCTTGTAGCGTGTGTCAATTTAAGAGAGCATAAGGCGTTTTACTGGTGGGAAGGCAAAATAGAGGAGGATACCGAAGTAGGTGCAATCCTTAAGACAAAAGTGGAGCTTTGGGATGAGCTTAAAAAGGAACTCAAAGAAAAGCACCCTTACACAGTTCCAGCAATAATTAGAATTGATGTCGACACCGTAAATAAAGAATATCTCAAGTGGCTGTTAGAGGTCACAAAATGATCAGAAAGGTAAAGCCCCAGATCAGGGTCATTGGTTTTGATGACGGTACTTTTTCTTTTAAATCCAAGGTGGGAAGAGACAGGACCATCCTTATTGGAGTTGTTATGAAAGGTTCTCAGGATGTTGTTGGAATTCTATGCAGATGGATTGAAGTTGACGGGAGAGATGCAACAGAAAAGATGATTGACGCTATTGTGAATTCCCGCTTTAAAGATTTGAGAGTAATAATGCTGAAGGGCATAACATATGCCGGCTTTAATATCGTTGACATCGAGAAGCTCGGCAAGGAGACAGGTTTACCTGTTATTGTTGTTATCAGAAAAAGACCAGAGTTAAAAGCCATGGAGAACGCCTTGAAAAAGCATTTTCCAGATGCTGAAGAAAGAATTAGGCTGCTAAGAAAGGGTGGAGAGATAAGAGAGCTAATCCCCGGGAAGTTGTTCTACCAAGCTTATGGAATTGAACCAAAAACGGCAGAGGAAATAATCAAAATAACTCAAAAAAGCTCTCTAATTCCGGAGCCTCTAAGATTGGCTCACATGATAGCTTCAGCAGTTATGACTGGGGAGTCGAAGAAGGAGTAGATTTTTCTTTCCGCATTGGCTGAACTTTTGTTCTGAAAAGTCCTTCGATGAAGTCGGTCCCAGAGTAACCAATTGCAATCAATCCCAGAGCCATTTCCCTGGTTATCTCCTGCTCACCCCAATAGAGGCTAACAATCCCTAAAACTCCAGCGGTTGCGCCAATTAACATGCTGATAACAAGCCTCTTCATGTCGAAAGCTTCTTTGAATTCTCTTCCCTCTGAAACAGCTTTCTCTTGAACTTTCTTGACCCCAATAATCACCCTTATCATCTGTCCAGTCATTCCCAAGAACATACCCAGCAATATATAATACAAAGCCTCAGGTGGTGTCATTTTTAAGCCCTCGTAAATATATGGGTTCCTTCCTAATAAGATTGTTGAATTTTTGGATTATACCAAA
Above is a genomic segment from Thermococcus sp. SY098 containing:
- a CDS encoding regulator of amino acid metabolism, contains ACT domain protein — translated: MMLILEAYFKNYPARRKVAEFLFENGLSVKKGKIYLRDVEVPISELSRVIGVNRKIIYHTIEYIEKTYPLKLIFERLTPLPSLIDVAPIMGWEVLEIEFDKELYSKAISSVLQILSENGVSIMEIFSRNLRQEESKAYIVIDGTLPVEVFVKIKDIPGFKKLILHTPEKRKEKFVCAYCEVRYCPKKVALENISAKT
- the cutA gene encoding divalent-cation tolerance protein CutA, translating into MILVYTTFPDWESAERIVKELLEKKLVACVNLREHKAFYWWEGKIEEDTEVGAILKTKVELWDELKKELKEKHPYTVPAIIRIDVDTVNKEYLKWLLEVTK
- a CDS encoding acylphosphatase, translating into MEIVRAHLRIYGRVQGVGFRWSMQREARKLGVSGWVRNLPDGSVEAVIEGERERVEALIGWAHQGPIFARVTRVEVKWEEPKGEKGFRVVG
- a CDS encoding DUF99 family protein produces the protein MIRKVKPQIRVIGFDDGTFSFKSKVGRDRTILIGVVMKGSQDVVGILCRWIEVDGRDATEKMIDAIVNSRFKDLRVIMLKGITYAGFNIVDIEKLGKETGLPVIVVIRKRPELKAMENALKKHFPDAEERIRLLRKGGEIRELIPGKLFYQAYGIEPKTAEEIIKITQKSSLIPEPLRLAHMIASAVMTGESKKE